One Synechococcus sp. Nb3U1 genomic window, GGCTAGATAACCAACAGATCCAAGTCTTGGCGGGCCATCGGGTTCAGCACTGCGATATCCTCGGCCCCTACAAAGGTGGGATCCGCTACCATCCGGCAGTCACCCTAGAGGAAGTCTCGGCCCTAGCCATGCTCATGACCTGGAAGTGCGCCCTGATGGGCATTCCTTACGGTGGGGCCAAAGGGGGGATCCCCATCGATCCACGGCGATATTCCGTCCCAGAGCTGGAGCGCATCACCCGCCGCTACACCAGCGAACTGATCAAAGACATTGGCCCCGCCATTGATATCCCGGCCCCTGATATGGGCACCTCCGCCCGCGAGATGGCCTGGATGATGGACACCTATTCCATGAACGTGGGCCATGCAGTGCCAGGGGTAGTGACGGGAAAACCCCTCTCTATTGGCGGATCCCGAGGGCGCGAATTGGCCACCGGAAGAGGGGTGATGATCACGGTGCGGGAGGCTCTGGCCTTGCGAGGGGGATCCCTGGCGGAGGCAACGGTGCTGATTCAAGGCTTTGGCAATGTAGGTGGGGCAGCTGCCAGCCTCCTACATCAGGCGGGGGCGAAAATCCTAGCGGTCTCCCGAGGCTCCGGTGGCATCTACAACCCCAACGGTCTAGATATCCCTGCCCTCAAGGTTTACATGAATGAGCGGGGGGGCAACATGGCGAGCTTCCCTGAGGCTGAGCCGATCAGCAATGCCGAGCTGCTGCTGCAAAAAGCAGATGTCTTGATCCCGGCGGCCTTGGAAAACCAAATTACCGAAGCCAATGCTGACAAAATTCAGGTACAGATCGTGGCGGAAGCCGCCAACGGGCCAACCACTCTTGCTGCCGACCGCATTCTCGAATCTCGAGGGATCACTGTGCTGCCGGATATTTTGACCAATGCCGGTGGAGTGGTGGTCAGCTACCTGGAGTGGGTTCAGGGCCTCTCCTACGTATTTTGGGACGAAGAGCGAGTCAACCAGGAGATGGAGGGCCTGATGGTACGGGCCTTTAGCCGGGTTGTCCAAGAAGCCGCAAATCGTCGAGTGCCGCTGCGGCTGGCTGCCTACACTCTGGGGGTAGGCCGAGTTGCCCAAGCCCTCCAGGATCGCGGCCTATACCCCTAGAAGGTCAGTCCGGCTAATTGAGGGACAGGCTGTAAATTTGATCAATTGAAATGTTTTGAAATGTTTGCCCTGCTTGTGAACTACTCCCGACGCTATGCCTACGGCAGACTACGCCAACATCTTATCCTTCGGGAAGCAAGCTACAGGTAGAGCGCGGGGCTAGGAACGACCTGCGGTCTACCTGCCTAGTAGCTAAAACTCGGCGCTCCGGTACAGGCCGTTCTGGATGAGAGTTTCCTGTGTCTGAACATCGAGGGTCAAGAGTAGAACCCAAGTCCAATCCAGCAAAACTATGCGGATGGCGAGACTCGAACTCGCAAGGTAGAACCACACGCCCCTCAAACGTGCGCGTATACCAATTCCGCCACATCCGCTTCTGAGCTTAATCATCATAGCGGCAGATCCGCCTTGCTGTTAAGGGAACTGCCAACTTTGGCATAGAAAGGGGTCAAAGCTCTGTCCAAAACCGCTCGGAAAGATACTTGTCCGCCCCATCACAGAAAATCGTCACGACCACCCCAGCAGAAAGCTGACGCGCCACCTGCAGCGCTGCCACCACATTTGCCCCAGCGGAAATGCCCACCAATAAGCCTTCCTCCAACGCCAAGCGCTTCACCATTTTCTGAGCCGCTTCGGTGGAGATCTCCAGGTTGAGATCTGGCAGGGAGGGATCGTAAATGTCCGGCTTCAGGGCGGTGGCCATATGTTTTAACCCTTCCAACCCATGAAAAGGCGAGTCCGGCTGCATGGCGACGATTTGTATGTCCGGACGATAATCCCGCAAACGGCGACCTACGCCCATACAGGTGCCGCTCGTGCCCAGTCCAG contains:
- a CDS encoding Glu/Leu/Phe/Val family dehydrogenase, translated to MVASPTLASPSPAHICPYAQACSYLDWAARELKLDPGVLAMLSTPRKVVTVAIPVRLDNQQIQVLAGHRVQHCDILGPYKGGIRYHPAVTLEEVSALAMLMTWKCALMGIPYGGAKGGIPIDPRRYSVPELERITRRYTSELIKDIGPAIDIPAPDMGTSAREMAWMMDTYSMNVGHAVPGVVTGKPLSIGGSRGRELATGRGVMITVREALALRGGSLAEATVLIQGFGNVGGAAASLLHQAGAKILAVSRGSGGIYNPNGLDIPALKVYMNERGGNMASFPEAEPISNAELLLQKADVLIPAALENQITEANADKIQVQIVAEAANGPTTLAADRILESRGITVLPDILTNAGGVVVSYLEWVQGLSYVFWDEERVNQEMEGLMVRAFSRVVQEAANRRVPLRLAAYTLGVGRVAQALQDRGLYP